The Methanohalophilus portucalensis genome window below encodes:
- a CDS encoding glutamate-5-semialdehyde dehydrogenase — protein sequence MTDNTEKKVIPAKDASIRLASINTLLKNKGLEAMANALDQNRNSILEANRKDLEAADQLKDQGKISQALVDRLKVNDSKIDGMIAGIRDVMKLEDPTGKTLSCLELDEGLELYQVSCPIGLIGVIFESRPDVVPQIMSLCLKSGNATIFKGGSEAFNSNRTIFNILKSALKEIGDIPATAFQLMETREEVMDILALDSYIDLLIPRGSNAFVKFIQDNTRIPVLGHADGICHVYVDNEADMEKAIDVCYDSKVQYPAVCNAMETLLVNSDIAGKFLPGMIEKFFKAGVEIRLDEKSYTVAENTGIQGVKKASDEDWSTEYNDLILSVKMVDSIDAAIGHINRYGSHHTDCIVTKDKDKRRTFTELVDSSSVMVNASTRFADGFRYGKGAEVGISTNKIHARGPVGMEGLLIYKYILLGNGDRVSDYAGDNAKQFTHRKLDKQISDII from the coding sequence ATGACCGATAATACAGAGAAAAAAGTCATACCAGCAAAAGATGCCTCCATCAGACTTGCCAGCATAAATACACTCCTAAAAAATAAAGGTCTTGAAGCAATGGCAAATGCCCTTGATCAAAATAGAAACTCAATACTGGAGGCAAATCGCAAGGACCTCGAAGCTGCTGACCAGTTAAAAGATCAAGGGAAAATCTCACAGGCTCTTGTGGACAGGTTGAAAGTAAATGATAGCAAGATCGATGGAATGATCGCAGGTATAAGAGATGTCATGAAACTTGAAGACCCGACAGGCAAAACTCTCAGCTGCTTAGAGCTTGACGAAGGACTGGAATTGTATCAGGTAAGTTGTCCAATCGGCCTTATAGGAGTTATATTCGAGTCACGTCCTGATGTTGTTCCGCAGATCATGTCCCTGTGCCTGAAAAGCGGTAATGCAACGATCTTTAAGGGCGGAAGTGAGGCCTTTAATTCAAATCGTACTATTTTCAACATACTTAAAAGCGCCCTGAAAGAAATCGGGGATATTCCTGCAACAGCCTTTCAACTGATGGAAACCCGGGAAGAAGTAATGGACATCCTGGCACTTGATTCCTATATAGACCTGCTCATACCCCGTGGGTCGAACGCTTTTGTAAAGTTCATACAGGATAATACCAGGATACCCGTACTGGGTCATGCAGACGGAATATGCCATGTCTATGTAGACAATGAAGCAGATATGGAAAAAGCTATTGATGTCTGCTATGATTCAAAAGTACAGTATCCGGCAGTGTGCAACGCAATGGAAACATTGCTTGTAAACAGTGATATTGCAGGCAAGTTCCTGCCCGGCATGATCGAAAAATTCTTCAAAGCAGGTGTCGAGATCCGCCTGGATGAAAAATCATACACTGTTGCAGAAAACACCGGAATCCAGGGTGTGAAAAAAGCATCCGATGAAGACTGGAGCACTGAATATAATGATTTAATACTGTCTGTGAAAATGGTTGATTCAATAGATGCAGCAATTGGTCATATTAACAGGTACGGTTCCCACCATACGGATTGCATTGTCACCAAGGACAAGGACAAGCGCCGCACATTTACCGAGCTTGTGGATTCCTCAAGCGTCATGGTAAATGCCTCTACAAGATTTGCCGACGGTTTCAGGTATGGTAAAGGTGCAGAGGTTGGCATCAGCACAAACAAAATACACGCACGGGGACCTGTAGGAATGGAAGGTCTTTTGATATACAAGTATATTCTTCTGGGTAATGGTGACAGGGTATCCGATTATGCAGGAGATAATGCAAAACAATTTACCCACAGGAAACTGGATAAACAGATAAGCGACATCATTTGA
- the mcrC gene encoding methyl-coenzyme M reductase I operon protein C, whose product MFDRETQVVDCRHGMGLGKGGGLAQRGTLSEAGRTDVVAVAMSPGRRHITKPICELTYGMRKEDIQVSVLVLNSGSGVPDEQMKSGSFGINPEEIKQINRHKMAVIHTGNIRDHVVRKVREILVYAEVPAVVVCQTIVDFEDFAKAGIHTRLVKPQDKNIQTKGKVMEIVTGVTRGETCPRDKLNELVKAVKSTMKSIDNKGV is encoded by the coding sequence ATGTTTGACCGGGAAACCCAGGTTGTAGATTGCAGACACGGAATGGGCCTTGGTAAAGGAGGCGGACTTGCCCAGAGAGGCACACTCTCCGAAGCCGGCAGGACCGACGTAGTCGCAGTTGCTATGAGTCCCGGAAGACGCCATATCACCAAGCCTATTTGTGAATTGACTTACGGAATGCGCAAAGAAGATATACAGGTAAGTGTGCTTGTGCTCAATTCGGGATCAGGAGTTCCCGATGAACAAATGAAATCTGGTTCCTTCGGTATCAACCCGGAGGAGATCAAACAGATAAACAGGCACAAGATGGCAGTCATTCATACAGGAAACATTCGTGATCACGTTGTCAGGAAAGTAAGGGAAATATTGGTTTATGCAGAAGTGCCGGCAGTGGTTGTCTGTCAGACAATCGTGGACTTTGAAGATTTTGCAAAGGCCGGTATCCATACTAGATTGGTAAAACCTCAAGATAAAAACATCCAGACAAAGGGAAAAGTGATGGAGATTGTGACTGGAGTGACGCGAGGAGAAACTTGTCCAAGAGACAAGTTAAACGAACTCGTCAAAGCAGTGAAATCCACAATGAAATCAATTGATAACAAAGGAGTGTAA
- the mmp10 gene encoding methyl coenzyme M reductase-arginine methyltransferase Mmp10 (Mmp10 (methanogenesis marker protein 10) is a cobalamin-requiring radical SAM methyltransferase that creates the methylarginine modification to methyl coenzyme M reductase.): MEIVADIGGSPGIDCRGFCSYCYFKKVQEVPPFGCKHCFPFAKGCDYCTRSIRESYPGFKPLQIVMRDVSQNLRFSSSEPDKFTISGGGDISCYPELKELVSSLSRFGKPIHLGYTSGKGFDDPDDASFYIENGVSEVSFTVFATDPQLRAKYMNDPEPQASIEILRRFCGECDVYAAIVLIPGVNDGDVLEKTLSDLQEMGAKGAILMRFANSHEEGLILRNSPVLENITTHSIEEFVTIVRNAAEKFDLRITGTPLEDPIIGCPFAIRKDKVAMSKLPEVTKTATIVTSKAAHPRLQEVFESLDAPVNVVAVGKDIGCLITIEDFQALDLSQIKETVMIPGRTLAHDPEIKSILSNDGVERLIRRGPDQLTYDGEMSIGLDRDQVLSFEIENLTELIQHINVVGLPVE; encoded by the coding sequence ATGGAGATCGTTGCTGATATCGGAGGCAGTCCTGGAATTGACTGCCGCGGGTTTTGTTCATATTGTTACTTTAAGAAGGTACAGGAAGTACCACCATTTGGTTGCAAGCACTGTTTTCCTTTTGCAAAGGGTTGTGATTACTGTACACGTAGTATAAGGGAATCCTATCCCGGCTTTAAACCTCTACAGATTGTAATGAGGGATGTATCCCAGAATTTACGTTTTTCATCTTCTGAACCGGATAAATTTACCATCAGTGGGGGTGGAGATATCAGCTGCTACCCCGAGCTCAAGGAACTTGTCAGTTCACTTTCTCGTTTTGGAAAGCCCATTCATCTGGGATACACAAGCGGAAAAGGCTTTGATGATCCCGATGACGCTTCCTTTTACATTGAAAACGGTGTCAGTGAGGTTTCTTTTACGGTTTTTGCCACTGACCCTCAACTCAGGGCCAAATACATGAATGATCCTGAGCCACAAGCATCTATTGAAATTCTTCGCCGCTTCTGTGGAGAATGTGATGTATATGCCGCTATCGTCCTGATTCCCGGTGTAAATGATGGTGATGTCCTGGAAAAAACCCTTTCAGATCTTCAGGAAATGGGTGCAAAGGGAGCAATACTGATGCGTTTTGCCAACAGTCACGAAGAAGGTTTGATTCTGCGCAATTCCCCTGTTCTGGAAAATATTACTACACATTCGATAGAGGAATTTGTGACCATAGTAAGAAATGCGGCAGAAAAATTTGATCTGCGTATCACCGGCACACCTCTTGAAGATCCTATTATAGGCTGTCCTTTTGCCATAAGAAAGGATAAAGTTGCAATGTCTAAACTTCCGGAAGTTACAAAGACCGCGACCATTGTTACCAGTAAAGCTGCCCATCCGAGATTACAGGAAGTTTTTGAGTCGCTGGATGCACCTGTCAATGTTGTGGCAGTAGGCAAGGACATTGGATGTCTGATTACAATTGAGGATTTCCAGGCACTTGATCTGTCGCAGATAAAGGAAACTGTAATGATCCCAGGGCGCACGCTTGCTCATGATCCTGAGATAAAATCGATCCTTTCAAATGACGGTGTAGAGAGACTTATCAGACGAGGCCCGGACCAGCTCACCTATGACGGCGAAATGTCCATTGGTCTGGATAGGGATCAAGTTCTTTCTTTTGAAATCGAGAATCTCACCGAGCTTATCCAGCACATAAACGTAGTTGGACTTCCTGTGGAATAA
- the mcrD gene encoding methyl-coenzyme M reductase operon protein D, which produces METSASDTKKPIQIEIFPKRMIKPDTVEGLLNRICSLEGILRAFIQGPRLPTKVPFGPAVGTPVHHPLRTNVHFGKTEMGLEVLVGRITLELAGKEVMEDINTICEDTLPCGFDIREGRFIQTRQTVSDYAKRGPKADPALYGLYDPKSKIESQVNLLRTNEKE; this is translated from the coding sequence ATGGAAACTTCTGCTTCAGACACAAAAAAACCCATACAGATCGAGATATTCCCAAAGCGTATGATTAAACCCGATACCGTAGAGGGGCTGCTTAATAGAATTTGCAGTCTGGAAGGTATACTAAGGGCATTCATACAGGGGCCGCGCCTACCTACAAAAGTACCATTTGGACCTGCTGTCGGAACACCCGTACATCATCCATTAAGGACAAATGTACATTTTGGTAAGACCGAGATGGGCCTGGAAGTACTTGTAGGGAGAATTACACTGGAACTTGCCGGAAAAGAAGTCATGGAAGATATAAATACAATTTGTGAAGACACACTTCCCTGCGGTTTTGACATTCGGGAAGGGCGTTTCATCCAGACAAGGCAAACGGTTTCAGATTATGCAAAAAGAGGCCCTAAAGCCGATCCTGCCTTATATGGTCTTTATGACCCGAAAAGCAAGATCGAATCACAGGTGAACCTCCTGAGAACAAATGAAAAGGAATGA
- the mcrB gene encoding coenzyme-B sulfoethylthiotransferase subunit beta: protein MSDKIDIYDDRGKLLESGVAIEELAPTRNAAIQRIIGDTKRTVAVNLGGIQKSLATGKMGGKARHMPGREMELDIVENAGAIADSVKELVQIDGDDDTNIETLGGGKQLLVQLPTARLTAGADYSSALTVSAAATVQTIVDMFNIDMFNAPVVKGAVWGNYPQTMDMAGGNIASILNIPQKNEGLGYSLRNIMTNHIAAITEKKAMNAAALSSIFEQAGMFEMGNAVGEFERHQLLGFACQGLNANNVVYDLVKDNGKDGTVGTVVQSVVERAIEDNVIEVDRTAPSGYNFYKANDVSMWNAYAAAGQLAATMVNCAAGRAAQNVSSTILYYNDIIEKETGLPGCDMGRAQGTAVGFSFFSHSIYGGGGPGVFNGNHIVTRHSRGFAIPCVSAGVSLDAGTQMFSIEKTSGLIGDVFGSIKEFREPIKAVAESL from the coding sequence GTGTCTGACAAAATAGACATCTACGACGACAGAGGAAAACTCTTAGAAAGCGGCGTTGCAATTGAAGAGCTCGCTCCTACAAGGAACGCAGCAATTCAGCGTATCATCGGAGACACAAAGAGGACTGTAGCAGTCAACCTGGGAGGTATTCAAAAATCTCTCGCAACCGGTAAGATGGGCGGAAAGGCTCGCCACATGCCGGGACGTGAAATGGAACTCGATATTGTCGAAAATGCTGGCGCAATTGCAGATTCCGTAAAGGAACTTGTACAGATAGACGGTGATGACGACACAAACATCGAGACTCTCGGTGGCGGCAAGCAACTTCTTGTTCAGCTTCCAACCGCAAGGCTCACCGCCGGTGCTGACTACTCTTCCGCACTTACCGTAAGTGCAGCAGCAACCGTCCAGACCATTGTTGACATGTTCAACATTGACATGTTCAACGCACCTGTGGTCAAAGGAGCAGTGTGGGGTAACTACCCACAGACAATGGATATGGCCGGTGGAAACATCGCTTCAATCCTGAACATCCCACAGAAGAACGAAGGTCTGGGTTACTCCCTGAGGAACATCATGACCAACCACATTGCTGCAATTACAGAGAAAAAAGCAATGAATGCAGCCGCACTGTCTTCCATCTTTGAACAGGCAGGTATGTTCGAAATGGGTAATGCAGTCGGAGAATTCGAGAGACATCAGCTTCTTGGATTTGCATGCCAGGGCCTTAACGCCAACAACGTAGTATACGATCTTGTAAAAGACAATGGTAAAGACGGAACAGTCGGTACCGTAGTACAGTCTGTTGTTGAAAGGGCAATTGAAGACAATGTAATCGAAGTCGACAGAACTGCTCCTTCAGGTTACAACTTCTACAAGGCAAACGATGTATCCATGTGGAACGCTTACGCCGCAGCCGGCCAACTTGCCGCTACAATGGTCAACTGTGCTGCAGGCAGGGCTGCCCAGAATGTGTCATCCACAATTCTGTATTACAACGATATCATTGAGAAAGAAACTGGCCTGCCTGGCTGTGACATGGGTAGGGCACAGGGTACTGCAGTAGGATTCTCTTTCTTCAGCCACTCTATCTATGGTGGCGGTGGTCCCGGTGTATTCAACGGTAACCACATTGTAACCAGACACTCAAGAGGATTCGCAATTCCATGTGTATCCGCTGGTGTATCACTTGATGCAGGTACCCAGATGTTCTCCATCGAGAAGACATCCGGCCTCATAGGTGACGTATTCGGTTCAATCAAAGAATTCAGAGAACCAATAAAAGCAGTCGCTGAATCACTCTAA
- the mcrG gene encoding coenzyme-B sulfoethylthiotransferase subunit gamma, which produces MAYEAQFYPGATSVAENRRKHMSGKVEKLREISDDDLTIILGHRVPGTDYPSTHPPLAEMGEPECSIREMVEPTDGAKAGDRIRYVQFVDSMYNAPSTPYFRSYNAAINFRGVDPGTLSGRQVVEARERDMEELAKFQLETEMTCPALANLRGASVHGHSLRLQEDGVMFDMLERVRLENGTIIVQKDQVGRPIDKKVDLGKPMSDEEAAKRTTIYRVDNVPYREDKEVLEWVHRVFEQRTMYGYKPAVQE; this is translated from the coding sequence ATGGCATATGAAGCACAGTTTTATCCCGGAGCAACAAGTGTTGCGGAAAATAGAAGGAAACACATGTCCGGTAAAGTCGAAAAACTCAGGGAAATCTCTGATGATGACTTAACCATTATTCTTGGACACCGTGTTCCCGGTACAGATTACCCAAGCACCCACCCACCACTGGCGGAAATGGGCGAACCAGAATGTTCCATCCGTGAAATGGTCGAACCTACAGATGGTGCAAAAGCAGGTGACAGGATCAGATACGTACAGTTTGTAGATTCAATGTACAATGCACCTTCCACCCCATACTTCAGGTCCTACAACGCTGCAATTAACTTCAGAGGCGTAGACCCGGGTACACTTTCCGGCCGTCAGGTCGTTGAAGCCCGTGAAAGGGACATGGAAGAACTTGCAAAGTTCCAGCTTGAAACCGAAATGACCTGCCCTGCACTTGCAAACCTTCGTGGTGCCAGTGTACACGGTCACTCCCTCCGTCTTCAGGAAGATGGTGTAATGTTTGACATGCTCGAAAGAGTACGTCTGGAAAACGGAACCATCATCGTCCAGAAGGACCAGGTAGGAAGACCAATCGACAAGAAGGTCGATCTCGGAAAACCAATGTCCGACGAAGAAGCTGCAAAAAGGACCACAATCTACCGTGTAGACAATGTCCCATACAGGGAGGACAAGGAAGTCCTCGAATGGGTACACAGGGTCTTTGAACAGAGAACCATGTATGGATACAAGCCAGCTGTACAGGAGTGA
- the mcrA gene encoding coenzyme-B sulfoethylthiotransferase subunit alpha, translating to MADDRKRMFQKDLETKFTKEHGTNKMEGGDITDMRIPYYRLGVDQNPRKLEMKKVGKDIAEKRGLAGYNPMMHCGGIPLGQRALTPSFISGHDDMMVENDDLHYVNNAAMQQMWDDIRRTCIVGMDMAHETLEKRLSIEVTPETINHYLEVLNHALPGGAVVQEHMVESHPALVDDCYVKIFTGDDELADEIDDQFLIDIDKQFPAEQAEQLKSAIGNTTWQAAHIPTIVSRTTDGGQTTRWTAMQIGMSYIAAYGMCAGEAAVADLSYAAKHAGVVNMGDMLPARRARAPNEPGGVTFGNLSDIVQTSRVNPDDPANVTLEVVGAGCMLYDQIWLGSYMSGGVGFTQYSTAAYTNNILDDNLYYDVEYINDKYDGAADKGIDNKVAPSMDVIKDIATESTLYGLENYEKYPVALEDHFGGSQRATVLSAAAGSAGSLATGNANAGLSAWYLCMYLHKEGHGRLGFFGFDLQDQCGATNTFSYQSDEGLPHELRGPNYPNYAMNVGHQGGYAAIAAGAHAGRGDAYALNPLIKVCFADEMLPFDFSQPRKEFGRGALREFEPAGERSLIIPAK from the coding sequence ATGGCAGACGACAGAAAAAGAATGTTCCAGAAAGATTTAGAAACTAAATTCACAAAGGAGCACGGCACCAACAAGATGGAAGGCGGCGACATTACAGATATGAGAATTCCATATTACCGCCTCGGTGTCGACCAGAACCCCAGGAAACTGGAAATGAAGAAAGTCGGTAAGGATATTGCAGAAAAAAGAGGTCTTGCAGGATACAACCCCATGATGCACTGCGGTGGTATCCCTCTCGGTCAGAGAGCTCTTACACCATCCTTCATCTCCGGCCATGATGACATGATGGTCGAAAATGATGACCTTCACTATGTCAACAATGCTGCAATGCAGCAGATGTGGGACGACATACGCAGAACCTGTATTGTCGGTATGGATATGGCCCACGAAACCCTCGAGAAAAGACTGAGTATCGAGGTAACCCCTGAAACAATCAACCACTACCTCGAAGTGCTCAACCACGCACTCCCTGGCGGTGCAGTTGTTCAGGAACACATGGTAGAGAGCCACCCTGCACTCGTCGATGACTGTTACGTGAAAATATTCACAGGTGACGATGAACTTGCAGACGAGATCGATGACCAATTCCTCATCGACATCGACAAACAGTTCCCTGCAGAACAGGCAGAACAGCTCAAATCCGCTATCGGCAATACTACCTGGCAGGCAGCCCACATCCCAACCATCGTATCCAGAACAACAGACGGTGGTCAGACCACAAGGTGGACTGCAATGCAGATCGGTATGTCTTACATCGCAGCATACGGAATGTGTGCCGGTGAAGCAGCTGTAGCAGATCTTTCCTATGCAGCAAAGCACGCAGGTGTTGTCAACATGGGAGACATGCTCCCTGCAAGACGTGCACGTGCACCAAACGAACCTGGTGGTGTCACCTTTGGTAACCTCTCAGATATCGTCCAGACCAGCCGTGTAAATCCAGATGATCCTGCAAACGTAACCCTTGAGGTAGTCGGTGCAGGTTGTATGCTCTACGACCAGATCTGGCTCGGATCCTACATGTCTGGTGGTGTCGGTTTTACCCAGTACTCCACTGCTGCATACACCAACAACATTCTGGATGACAACCTGTACTATGACGTTGAATACATCAACGACAAGTATGACGGTGCAGCCGACAAGGGTATCGACAACAAGGTCGCTCCAAGTATGGATGTTATCAAGGATATCGCAACAGAGTCCACACTCTACGGTCTCGAGAACTACGAGAAATACCCAGTTGCACTTGAAGACCACTTCGGTGGATCCCAGAGAGCAACCGTCCTGTCCGCAGCCGCCGGTAGTGCAGGATCCCTTGCAACCGGTAACGCAAACGCCGGTCTCTCCGCATGGTATCTCTGTATGTACCTGCACAAGGAAGGTCACGGACGTCTCGGTTTCTTCGGATTCGACCTGCAGGACCAGTGTGGTGCAACCAATACCTTCTCCTACCAGTCCGATGAAGGTCTGCCCCACGAACTCCGTGGTCCAAACTATCCGAACTACGCAATGAACGTTGGTCACCAAGGTGGCTACGCTGCAATCGCAGCCGGAGCACACGCCGGTCGTGGAGATGCATATGCACTCAACCCACTGATCAAGGTCTGTTTCGCCGACGAAATGCTCCCATTCGACTTCTCCCAGCCAAGGAAGGAGTTCGGACGCGGTGCGCTTCGTGAGTTCGAGCCTGCTGGTGAGAGATCCCTCATCATCCCGGCCAAATAA